A genomic window from Bacteroidota bacterium includes:
- a CDS encoding gliding motility-associated C-terminal domain-containing protein, translated as MSQLEYTPFWFDPTFATADYFNSCDMGEMASVPGNFMGSQTAQSGNGYAGIFVGQTGGSPYREFIEVALTEPLIANRPYHIEYFVSLAEQSSCFPTNICMYLTNQLLTDFSTTGYFTNPLAFEQTFCNQEGIVFDNENNWIKMDYCFIASGEEKYLLIGNNYSDAFSPCLGDGGAFHSAYLYLDNISLIPMPVQTVYFDTAVCKGQLVDIDLTELIDEPDNTEPLFVWQDGFIGSKRTIKQNGMYIATVNNSCATDTIFVQIDYLTDCPEVFIIPNAFSPNQDGVNDKFRITEENIMITQFDIYNRYGKKIFTVSDYNTGWDGTINGVPADIGVYVYNLTYFNNISETTEIKQGYITLIR; from the coding sequence ATGTCACAACTCGAATACACACCCTTTTGGTTCGACCCTACTTTTGCCACTGCCGATTATTTTAATAGCTGCGACATGGGTGAAATGGCCTCCGTTCCGGGCAATTTTATGGGCTCACAAACAGCACAATCCGGCAACGGATATGCAGGCATTTTTGTCGGACAAACCGGCGGCTCTCCCTATCGTGAATTTATTGAAGTTGCCTTAACAGAACCGTTGATTGCGAATAGACCATACCACATTGAATATTTTGTGAGCCTTGCCGAACAAAGCAGTTGCTTCCCGACAAATATTTGTATGTATTTAACCAATCAACTGCTTACCGATTTTTCTACGACCGGTTACTTTACTAATCCGCTTGCTTTCGAACAAACATTTTGCAATCAGGAAGGAATTGTTTTTGATAATGAAAACAACTGGATAAAAATGGATTATTGTTTTATTGCAAGCGGTGAAGAAAAATATTTACTGATTGGTAATAATTATTCAGATGCTTTTTCACCATGTTTAGGTGATGGAGGTGCATTTCATTCCGCTTATTTATATCTCGATAATATTTCATTAATACCCATGCCGGTACAAACTGTTTATTTTGATACCGCAGTGTGTAAAGGCCAGCTTGTTGATATTGATTTAACCGAATTAATTGATGAACCAGATAATACTGAACCCTTATTTGTTTGGCAAGATGGTTTTATCGGAAGTAAACGCACCATTAAACAAAACGGAATGTATATTGCAACGGTAAATAACAGTTGTGCAACTGATACCATATTTGTACAAATCGATTATTTAACTGACTGCCCCGAAGTATTTATTATCCCAAATGCATTTTCTCCAAATCAGGATGGCGTTAACGATAAATTCCGCATCACCGAAGAAAATATTATGATTACTCAATTTGATATCTACAACCGCTACGGCAAAAAAATATTTACGGTTTCCGATTATAATACTGGCTGGGATGGCACTATTAACGGCGTTCCTGCCGATATCGGTGTGTATGTTTACAACCTCACTTACTTCAACAACATAAGCGAAACAACCGAAATTAAACAAGGTTATATTACCTTAATCCGTTAA